In Sulfurimonas sp. C5, a single genomic region encodes these proteins:
- the nifD gene encoding nitrogenase molybdenum-iron protein alpha chain encodes MGPETLEALQQEAIAEVLEVYPAKAAKNRAKHLGVDAPEGVKGACDKTRSNKQTVPGVMSQRGCAYAGSKGVVWGPIKDMIHISHGPVGCGQYSRAGRRNYYIGTTGVDTFVTMNFTTDFTEKDIVFGGDKKLKKALEEIDELFPLNNGISIQSECPIGLIGDDISAVAKVHKKESSKPTVAVSCEGFRGVSQSLGHHIANDMIRDEVMPDAAARADFESTDYDVSIIGDYNIGGDAWATRILLEEIGLRVIAQWSGDASYKELAVAPKAKLNLLHCYRSMNYISRHMEQEFGIPWMEYNFFGPTKTTESLRKIAAFFDESIQKKAEEVIAKYTAMTDAVIAKFKPKLEGKQVMLYVGGLRPRHVIGAYEDLGMEVIGTGYEFAHGDDYKRTKEDIARSTLIYDDVNEYELEKFVKKLKPDLVAAGVKEKYVFQKMGLPFRQMHSWDYSGPYHGYDAFAVFAKDMDLAMNSPVWNHTKAPWEKEEVGA; translated from the coding sequence ATTAGAAGCTTTACAACAAGAAGCTATCGCAGAGGTTTTAGAAGTTTATCCTGCCAAAGCGGCTAAAAACAGAGCAAAACACTTAGGTGTAGATGCACCAGAAGGTGTTAAAGGTGCTTGTGATAAAACAAGATCAAACAAACAAACTGTTCCAGGTGTAATGTCTCAACGTGGTTGTGCTTATGCAGGTTCTAAAGGGGTTGTTTGGGGTCCAATTAAAGATATGATCCATATCTCTCACGGTCCAGTTGGTTGTGGTCAATATTCTCGTGCTGGTCGTCGTAACTACTACATCGGTACTACAGGTGTTGATACTTTCGTTACAATGAACTTTACAACAGACTTTACAGAAAAAGACATCGTATTCGGTGGAGATAAAAAACTGAAAAAAGCTCTTGAAGAGATTGATGAATTATTCCCGTTAAACAACGGTATCTCAATTCAATCAGAGTGTCCAATCGGTCTTATCGGGGATGATATTTCTGCAGTTGCAAAAGTACATAAAAAAGAGAGTTCTAAACCAACTGTTGCCGTATCTTGTGAAGGTTTCCGTGGTGTATCTCAATCACTTGGTCACCACATCGCAAACGATATGATCCGTGATGAAGTTATGCCAGATGCTGCTGCAAGAGCTGATTTCGAATCTACTGATTATGATGTATCTATTATCGGGGATTACAATATCGGTGGAGATGCTTGGGCAACTCGTATCTTACTTGAAGAGATCGGTCTTCGTGTTATTGCACAATGGTCAGGTGATGCTTCATATAAAGAATTAGCTGTAGCTCCAAAAGCGAAGTTAAACTTACTTCACTGCTACCGTTCAATGAACTATATCTCACGTCACATGGAACAAGAATTCGGTATTCCTTGGATGGAATATAACTTCTTCGGACCAACTAAAACGACTGAGTCTTTAAGAAAAATTGCTGCTTTCTTTGATGAGTCTATTCAGAAAAAAGCAGAAGAAGTTATCGCTAAATATACAGCTATGACTGATGCGGTTATCGCAAAATTTAAACCGAAATTAGAGGGTAAACAAGTAATGTTATACGTTGGTGGTTTACGTCCTCGTCACGTTATCGGTGCTTACGAAGATCTTGGTATGGAAGTTATCGGTACTGGTTATGAGTTCGCTCACGGTGATGACTATAAACGTACTAAAGAAGATATTGCAAGATCTACTCTTATCTATGATGATGTTAACGAGTATGAACTTGAAAAATTCGTTAAAAAATTAAAACCGGATTTAGTAGCTGCTGGTGTTAAAGAGAAATATGTATTCCAAAAAATGGGTCTTCCATTTAGACAAATGCACTCTTGGGATTATTCTGGTCCTTACCACGGGTATGACGCATTCGCAGTATTTGCAAAAGATATGGATTTAGCTATGAACTCTCCAGTTTGGAACCATACTAAAGCTCCATGGGAAAAAGAAGAAGTAGGAGCTTAA